The region GATTCTCCTCCTGGAGGTATTTCGAGATTGCCACCTACCGGAGGCATAGGAGCTCCTGGTGGCACCGGGGGTCCCGCAGGAGCTCCCGGTGGAAGCGGTGCCCCAGGGGGCTGCGATCCAGGCACTTCTGATTGGGGAAATCGAGGGTCCTGTTCAATATTCGCCTGACTACCGAATGTCATCGACATGAGCGAGCTGTTCTTCACCGGCTCGAAATTACCCACGTTTGTCGATTCGTATGGATTCTTCGCCCCGCCATCAATCTTCACAAGGAACTCGGTTCGCCCGGCGTAGATCTTCTGGCCATCGCGGATGACGAGCCCTTCTTTGACAAAGTCGTCGTCGACACGTGTTCCATTCCGACTATCAAGATCTCGCAGCCAGCAATATTTGCCGTCATTGCGAATCTCGAAGTGTTGGCCAGACATCATCACGTCGTCCGAGAAAGCTTCGTCCGAGAAATTCGTCCGTCCGATCTTGCACGTCTGATCTCGCGGAATTCTGATTTGGCGTCCGACTTCCGCGCCGACGACCACCTCGAGGACAACCAACATGATGTAGAAACTGTGCCTAATTTAGGGAGAATGAGTCCAAAGTTCGATTAGATCAGTATCGAAGTACCTCGTCAAACAATTACGTCGCAACGACTTCGCACAATGAAGTCTAAAACAGCTTTGCTACAACTGCGGAACGAAACTGTTACCCCGATGCCGATACAACCTGCATGTACGTCATGATCGCGCATATCGCGTGATTCACCCCAACTGTCTCGTTGACTGCAATCGCCAAGAATACCCCGGAAAACCGGAAGAATTCGTCGAGTTTTCCGACTTTGCCCACGACACCCCGCCGGATTGTGGGAAGAATAAAACCTTACTGGCTCAAGGGCGATTTGGCCCTGATTACCCTCGTCCATTCTTCTGACCCCCTTCGTGAAAGAGCTCATGAGCACTGCGGACAACCTGCAACAGCAATCGCTGGCCGAAGAAGAGTACAGCTACGACGTCGTTCCTTACCCGAGTCATCCCTTCCGCCAATCCCATCCGGAACGTCTTGCCTCGGTGGGCAATCTTTTTGGGATCAAGCCTGCCGATATTCATAACTGCCGTGTACTGGAAATCGGCTGTGCCGCCGGCGGTAATCTGATTCCCATGGCAGAAGGCCTGCCTGATAGCAAATTTGTTGGTGTCGATCTCTCGAAGAAGCAGATCGAACGAGGACAACTCAACATCGATTCGTTGGGACTGACCAACATCGAATTGAAATACATGAACTGTGTTGACATCGACGAGTCGATGGGCACGTTCGATTACATCATCGTACACGGGGTGTTCTCTTGGATTCCGGAAGATGTCCAGGAACGTATCTTCGAGATCTGCCAGAAGCAACTTAGCGAAAACGGAATTGCCTACGTTAGCTACAACACCTACCCAGGGTGGCATCTTCGCGGCATGATCCGCGACATGATGAACTATCATGTGCGCAACCTGAAAGATGCTCCGCGTCGTATTCAACAGTCGCGTGCGTTGCTCGAATTCCTCGCGAAGAGCGTCTCGGCCGACAAGGGTGCCTATGGGATGCTGCTCAACAACGAACTGCAACTGCTGCGTCGTCAGTCCGACAATTACCTTTTCCACGAGCACCTGGAAAAGGACAATACACCGATTTATTTCCACGAATTTATCGAGCGTGCGAAAGCCTACGACCTGCAATACCTCGGTGAGTCGCAGTTGGCAACGATGTGGATTGGCAATTTCCCCAAAGACGTTGCACAAACGTTGGAACGTATCGCTCCCGATATTGTTCAGCGCGAGCAATACGCCGACTTTGTCCGCAACCGAACTTTCCGCCAAACGTTGCTGTGCCACAAAGATGCTCCCGTCTCGAGAGCATTGAAAATGGAGTCGCTTGAAGGGGCGCACGTCGCCGGCAATTTGGACGAACAGATCGAAAAGGGCAAGCAGCCTAAGCCCGGCGATCCACGCACGTTCGTCAATCCTTTGACCCGCCAAACGATGACCACGCAAGACCCACTGGTGATCGAAACGGTGATGAAGCTGAGAGAAGCCTTCCCTTGTGCGATTTCTTTTGAAGACTTGTTCCAGCATGCGATGGACAAGATGGTCGACGGGGTGATCGCCGACGCGACGAAAATCGAAGCCCTGAAGCGCTCGCTGGCGACCAACATCATTCACATGACCGTCAGCGGGATCGTGGAACTGCAGTACAACCCTTCGCGGTATACGGCAGACATTCCGGAGTTCCCCAAAACGTCTGCCGTGGCTCGGATGCAGGCCGAAAGCACCAACCGCCTGACCAGCTGCCGTCATGAAACGGTCACCGTAGACGACTTATCGAAGCATCTCGTGCCGCTGATGGATGGTACACGTACCAAAGACCAGCTTGTCGCAGAGTTAAAGCGGCTTGTCGACGAAGGAAAGCTCGTCATCCAGCAGAAGGGAGAACGCCCCGATAGCCTCTCGATGGATACCGTGATGGATAAAGCGGTTGACGAAGTGCTGAGCCGGGTCGCAAAAGCAAGCCTGCTCGTGAAGCAAGATTAAGAACCTGGAAAATCTCATTCCCCAGGA is a window of Bremerella sp. TYQ1 DNA encoding:
- a CDS encoding methyltransferase regulatory domain-containing protein; this encodes MSTADNLQQQSLAEEEYSYDVVPYPSHPFRQSHPERLASVGNLFGIKPADIHNCRVLEIGCAAGGNLIPMAEGLPDSKFVGVDLSKKQIERGQLNIDSLGLTNIELKYMNCVDIDESMGTFDYIIVHGVFSWIPEDVQERIFEICQKQLSENGIAYVSYNTYPGWHLRGMIRDMMNYHVRNLKDAPRRIQQSRALLEFLAKSVSADKGAYGMLLNNELQLLRRQSDNYLFHEHLEKDNTPIYFHEFIERAKAYDLQYLGESQLATMWIGNFPKDVAQTLERIAPDIVQREQYADFVRNRTFRQTLLCHKDAPVSRALKMESLEGAHVAGNLDEQIEKGKQPKPGDPRTFVNPLTRQTMTTQDPLVIETVMKLREAFPCAISFEDLFQHAMDKMVDGVIADATKIEALKRSLATNIIHMTVSGIVELQYNPSRYTADIPEFPKTSAVARMQAESTNRLTSCRHETVTVDDLSKHLVPLMDGTRTKDQLVAELKRLVDEGKLVIQQKGERPDSLSMDTVMDKAVDEVLSRVAKASLLVKQD